A window of Halichoerus grypus chromosome 12, mHalGry1.hap1.1, whole genome shotgun sequence contains these coding sequences:
- the CCM2 gene encoding cerebral cavernous malformations 2 protein isoform X7, with the protein MWSLMWDSIVRPSDHDLSRNQEPAAQLPEPPRSPSLIIILILVLLWYLGQLTSIPGYLNPSSRTEILHFIDNAKRAHQLPGHLTQEHDAVISLSAYNVKLAWRDGEDTILRVPIHDIAAVSYVRDDASHLVVLKTAQDPGISPSQSLCAESSRGLTAVSLSESGVGPVEACCLVILATESKEGPALSPRQVAAEELCSLLGQVFQIVYTESTIDFLDRAIFDGASTPTHHLSLHSDDSSAKVDVKEPYEPEAGTFPFPECARAGGVSPLSFCAHTAPHAKTVSESELSATATELLQDYMLTLRTKLSSQEIQQFAALLHDYRDGASVHEFCINLRQLYGDSRKFLLLGLRPFIPEKDSQHFENFLETIGVKDGRGIITDSFGRYRRALSSASTSTCAGNRATGSSDDQSAPSEGDEWDRMISDISNDIEALGCSMDRDSA; encoded by the exons atgtggagcctgatgtgggactcgatcgtacgaccctcagatcatgacctgagccgaaaccaagagccggccgctcaactgcctgagcctcccaggagccccagtctgaTTATCATTCTTATCCTTGTTCTTCTGTGG TACTTAGGTCAGTTAACGTCCATACCAGGATACCTGAATCCCTCCAGTAGGACCGAAATCCTGCATTTCATAGACAATGCAAAG AGAGCCCACCAGCTCCCCGGACACTTGACCCAGGAGCACGACGCTGTGATCAGCCTGTCTGCCTACAACGTCAAGCTGGCCTGGCGGGACGGGGAGGACACCATCCTCAGGGTCCCCATCCACGACATCGCTGCTGTGTCCTACGTGCGGGATGACGCCTCGCACCTGGTGGTCCTGAAGACAG cccaggaccctggcatctcCCCCAGCCAGAGTCTGTGTGCAGAAAGTTCCAGAGGCCTCACCGCAGTCTCCCTGTCAGAGAGCGGAGTGGGGCCTGTGGAGGCCTGCTGCCTGGTAATCCTAGCCACAGAGAGCAAG GAAGGTCCGGCTCTGTCCCCACGGCAGGTCGCCGCGGAGGAGCTGTGCTCTCTGCTGGGGCAGGTGTTCCAGATTGTGTACACGGAGTCCACGATCGACTTTCTGGACAGAGCCATATTCGACGGGGCCTCGACACCCACCCACCACCTGTCCCTTCACAGCG ACGACTCTTCCGCCAAGGTGGACGTGAAGGAGCCGTACGAGCCGGAGGCCGGCACCTT TCCCTTCCCCGAGTGTGCGCGCGCGGGCGGCGTGTCGCCCTTGTCCTTCTGTGCGCACACGGCGCCCCACGCCAAGACGGTCAGCGAGAGCGAGCTGAGCGCCACGGCCACCGAGCTGCTGCAGGACTACATGCTGACG CTGCGCACCAAGCTGTCGTCCCAGGAGATCCAGCAGTTCGCCGCGCTGCTGCACGACTACCGCGACGGGGCGTCCGTGCACGAGTTCTGCATCAACCTGCGGCAGCTGTACGGGGACAGCCGCAAGTTCCTGCTGCTCG GTCTGCGGCCCTTCATCCCGGAGAAGGACAGCCAGCACTTCGAGAACTTCCTGGAGACCATCGGGGTGAAGGACGGCCGAGGTATCATCACCGACAGTTTCGGCAGGTACCGGCGGGCCCTGAGCTCCGCGTCCACCTCCACCTGCGCCGGGAACAGGGCCACGGGCAGCTCCGACGACCAGTCCGCGCCCTCGGAAGGGGACGAGTGGGACCGCATGATTTCGGACATCAGCAACGACATCGAGGCTCTGGGCTGCAGCATGGACCGGGACTCGGCCTGA
- the CCM2 gene encoding cerebral cavernous malformations 2 protein isoform X8 — MEEEGKKGKKYLGQLTSIPGYLNPSSRTEILHFIDNAKRAHQLPGHLTQEHDAVISLSAYNVKLAWRDGEDTILRVPIHDIAAVSYVRDDASHLVVLKTAQDPGISPSQSLCAESSRGLTAVSLSESGVGPVEACCLVILATESKEGPALSPRQVAAEELCSLLGQVFQIVYTESTIDFLDRAIFDGASTPTHHLSLHSDDSSAKVDVKEPYEPEAGTFPFPECARAGGVSPLSFCAHTAPHAKTVSESELSATATELLQDYMLTLRTKLSSQEIQQFAALLHDYRDGASVHEFCINLRQLYGDSRKFLLLGLRPFIPEKDSQHFENFLETIGVKDGRGIITDSFGRYRRALSSASTSTCAGNRATGSSDDQSAPSEGDEWDRMISDISNDIEALGCSMDRDSA; from the exons TACTTAGGTCAGTTAACGTCCATACCAGGATACCTGAATCCCTCCAGTAGGACCGAAATCCTGCATTTCATAGACAATGCAAAG AGAGCCCACCAGCTCCCCGGACACTTGACCCAGGAGCACGACGCTGTGATCAGCCTGTCTGCCTACAACGTCAAGCTGGCCTGGCGGGACGGGGAGGACACCATCCTCAGGGTCCCCATCCACGACATCGCTGCTGTGTCCTACGTGCGGGATGACGCCTCGCACCTGGTGGTCCTGAAGACAG cccaggaccctggcatctcCCCCAGCCAGAGTCTGTGTGCAGAAAGTTCCAGAGGCCTCACCGCAGTCTCCCTGTCAGAGAGCGGAGTGGGGCCTGTGGAGGCCTGCTGCCTGGTAATCCTAGCCACAGAGAGCAAG GAAGGTCCGGCTCTGTCCCCACGGCAGGTCGCCGCGGAGGAGCTGTGCTCTCTGCTGGGGCAGGTGTTCCAGATTGTGTACACGGAGTCCACGATCGACTTTCTGGACAGAGCCATATTCGACGGGGCCTCGACACCCACCCACCACCTGTCCCTTCACAGCG ACGACTCTTCCGCCAAGGTGGACGTGAAGGAGCCGTACGAGCCGGAGGCCGGCACCTT TCCCTTCCCCGAGTGTGCGCGCGCGGGCGGCGTGTCGCCCTTGTCCTTCTGTGCGCACACGGCGCCCCACGCCAAGACGGTCAGCGAGAGCGAGCTGAGCGCCACGGCCACCGAGCTGCTGCAGGACTACATGCTGACG CTGCGCACCAAGCTGTCGTCCCAGGAGATCCAGCAGTTCGCCGCGCTGCTGCACGACTACCGCGACGGGGCGTCCGTGCACGAGTTCTGCATCAACCTGCGGCAGCTGTACGGGGACAGCCGCAAGTTCCTGCTGCTCG GTCTGCGGCCCTTCATCCCGGAGAAGGACAGCCAGCACTTCGAGAACTTCCTGGAGACCATCGGGGTGAAGGACGGCCGAGGTATCATCACCGACAGTTTCGGCAGGTACCGGCGGGCCCTGAGCTCCGCGTCCACCTCCACCTGCGCCGGGAACAGGGCCACGGGCAGCTCCGACGACCAGTCCGCGCCCTCGGAAGGGGACGAGTGGGACCGCATGATTTCGGACATCAGCAACGACATCGAGGCTCTGGGCTGCAGCATGGACCGGGACTCGGCCTGA
- the CCM2 gene encoding cerebral cavernous malformations 2 protein isoform X9, translated as MENEYLGQLTSIPGYLNPSSRTEILHFIDNAKRAHQLPGHLTQEHDAVISLSAYNVKLAWRDGEDTILRVPIHDIAAVSYVRDDASHLVVLKTAQDPGISPSQSLCAESSRGLTAVSLSESGVGPVEACCLVILATESKEGPALSPRQVAAEELCSLLGQVFQIVYTESTIDFLDRAIFDGASTPTHHLSLHSDDSSAKVDVKEPYEPEAGTFPFPECARAGGVSPLSFCAHTAPHAKTVSESELSATATELLQDYMLTLRTKLSSQEIQQFAALLHDYRDGASVHEFCINLRQLYGDSRKFLLLGLRPFIPEKDSQHFENFLETIGVKDGRGIITDSFGRYRRALSSASTSTCAGNRATGSSDDQSAPSEGDEWDRMISDISNDIEALGCSMDRDSA; from the exons TACTTAGGTCAGTTAACGTCCATACCAGGATACCTGAATCCCTCCAGTAGGACCGAAATCCTGCATTTCATAGACAATGCAAAG AGAGCCCACCAGCTCCCCGGACACTTGACCCAGGAGCACGACGCTGTGATCAGCCTGTCTGCCTACAACGTCAAGCTGGCCTGGCGGGACGGGGAGGACACCATCCTCAGGGTCCCCATCCACGACATCGCTGCTGTGTCCTACGTGCGGGATGACGCCTCGCACCTGGTGGTCCTGAAGACAG cccaggaccctggcatctcCCCCAGCCAGAGTCTGTGTGCAGAAAGTTCCAGAGGCCTCACCGCAGTCTCCCTGTCAGAGAGCGGAGTGGGGCCTGTGGAGGCCTGCTGCCTGGTAATCCTAGCCACAGAGAGCAAG GAAGGTCCGGCTCTGTCCCCACGGCAGGTCGCCGCGGAGGAGCTGTGCTCTCTGCTGGGGCAGGTGTTCCAGATTGTGTACACGGAGTCCACGATCGACTTTCTGGACAGAGCCATATTCGACGGGGCCTCGACACCCACCCACCACCTGTCCCTTCACAGCG ACGACTCTTCCGCCAAGGTGGACGTGAAGGAGCCGTACGAGCCGGAGGCCGGCACCTT TCCCTTCCCCGAGTGTGCGCGCGCGGGCGGCGTGTCGCCCTTGTCCTTCTGTGCGCACACGGCGCCCCACGCCAAGACGGTCAGCGAGAGCGAGCTGAGCGCCACGGCCACCGAGCTGCTGCAGGACTACATGCTGACG CTGCGCACCAAGCTGTCGTCCCAGGAGATCCAGCAGTTCGCCGCGCTGCTGCACGACTACCGCGACGGGGCGTCCGTGCACGAGTTCTGCATCAACCTGCGGCAGCTGTACGGGGACAGCCGCAAGTTCCTGCTGCTCG GTCTGCGGCCCTTCATCCCGGAGAAGGACAGCCAGCACTTCGAGAACTTCCTGGAGACCATCGGGGTGAAGGACGGCCGAGGTATCATCACCGACAGTTTCGGCAGGTACCGGCGGGCCCTGAGCTCCGCGTCCACCTCCACCTGCGCCGGGAACAGGGCCACGGGCAGCTCCGACGACCAGTCCGCGCCCTCGGAAGGGGACGAGTGGGACCGCATGATTTCGGACATCAGCAACGACATCGAGGCTCTGGGCTGCAGCATGGACCGGGACTCGGCCTGA
- the CCM2 gene encoding cerebral cavernous malformations 2 protein isoform X10, with the protein MENERAHQLPGHLTQEHDAVISLSAYNVKLAWRDGEDTILRVPIHDIAAVSYVRDDASHLVVLKTAQDPGISPSQSLCAESSRGLTAVSLSESGVGPVEACCLVILATESKEGPALSPRQVAAEELCSLLGQVFQIVYTESTIDFLDRAIFDGASTPTHHLSLHSDDSSAKVDVKEPYEPEAGTFPFPECARAGGVSPLSFCAHTAPHAKTVSESELSATATELLQDYMLTLRTKLSSQEIQQFAALLHDYRDGASVHEFCINLRQLYGDSRKFLLLGLRPFIPEKDSQHFENFLETIGVKDGRGIITDSFGRYRRALSSASTSTCAGNRATGSSDDQSAPSEGDEWDRMISDISNDIEALGCSMDRDSA; encoded by the exons AGAGCCCACCAGCTCCCCGGACACTTGACCCAGGAGCACGACGCTGTGATCAGCCTGTCTGCCTACAACGTCAAGCTGGCCTGGCGGGACGGGGAGGACACCATCCTCAGGGTCCCCATCCACGACATCGCTGCTGTGTCCTACGTGCGGGATGACGCCTCGCACCTGGTGGTCCTGAAGACAG cccaggaccctggcatctcCCCCAGCCAGAGTCTGTGTGCAGAAAGTTCCAGAGGCCTCACCGCAGTCTCCCTGTCAGAGAGCGGAGTGGGGCCTGTGGAGGCCTGCTGCCTGGTAATCCTAGCCACAGAGAGCAAG GAAGGTCCGGCTCTGTCCCCACGGCAGGTCGCCGCGGAGGAGCTGTGCTCTCTGCTGGGGCAGGTGTTCCAGATTGTGTACACGGAGTCCACGATCGACTTTCTGGACAGAGCCATATTCGACGGGGCCTCGACACCCACCCACCACCTGTCCCTTCACAGCG ACGACTCTTCCGCCAAGGTGGACGTGAAGGAGCCGTACGAGCCGGAGGCCGGCACCTT TCCCTTCCCCGAGTGTGCGCGCGCGGGCGGCGTGTCGCCCTTGTCCTTCTGTGCGCACACGGCGCCCCACGCCAAGACGGTCAGCGAGAGCGAGCTGAGCGCCACGGCCACCGAGCTGCTGCAGGACTACATGCTGACG CTGCGCACCAAGCTGTCGTCCCAGGAGATCCAGCAGTTCGCCGCGCTGCTGCACGACTACCGCGACGGGGCGTCCGTGCACGAGTTCTGCATCAACCTGCGGCAGCTGTACGGGGACAGCCGCAAGTTCCTGCTGCTCG GTCTGCGGCCCTTCATCCCGGAGAAGGACAGCCAGCACTTCGAGAACTTCCTGGAGACCATCGGGGTGAAGGACGGCCGAGGTATCATCACCGACAGTTTCGGCAGGTACCGGCGGGCCCTGAGCTCCGCGTCCACCTCCACCTGCGCCGGGAACAGGGCCACGGGCAGCTCCGACGACCAGTCCGCGCCCTCGGAAGGGGACGAGTGGGACCGCATGATTTCGGACATCAGCAACGACATCGAGGCTCTGGGCTGCAGCATGGACCGGGACTCGGCCTGA